In Methanothrix sp., a genomic segment contains:
- the oadA gene encoding sodium-extruding oxaloacetate decarboxylase subunit alpha: MGRVMLTETVFRDAHQSLLATRMRTRDMLPIAEKMDQVGFFSLEVWGGATFDSCIRYLNEDPWERLRSLKRAMPNTPIQMLLRGQNLVGYRHYADDVVDKFVEQAAKNGVDIFRIFDAVNDIRNMERSIKAVKKMEKHVQAGISYTISPVHSNEQFAQFAVQLAELGCDSICIKDMAGLISPKNAYDLIRAIKKEVSLPINLHTHCTSGMAQMSYFHGCQAGADILDVAMSPLSGGSSQPATESLVAALQGTPYDTGLDLGLLTEIKRYFEKIMEIYAPVFNAIASRVDTNVLAYQVPGGMLSNLVSQLTEQKAMDKYEEVLAEIPRVRKDLGYPPLVTPTSQIVGTQAVLNVVTGDRYKMVPREVKDYVKGLYGKPPAMIDPKVRLKVLCDEDAITVRPADLLPPEYGEAKKAVDALGLAKKEEDYLTYALYPQVALKFLQGAATEEPLVKKEKTLDLGSPLKAKPMALNVEIDGEAYLVKVAPAGMTIQEAQPKAPTDGVTVPMQGVVIRYQVKKGDRVVRGDPVAVLEAMKMEQNILANRDGKIREIYVKEGTTVAPGDVLISIE, from the coding sequence ATGGGCAGGGTAATGCTTACAGAAACGGTTTTTAGAGATGCACATCAGTCTCTGCTGGCCACCAGAATGAGGACCAGGGATATGCTACCCATAGCAGAGAAGATGGACCAGGTCGGCTTCTTCTCCCTGGAGGTTTGGGGGGGGGCTACCTTCGATAGCTGTATCCGCTATCTCAATGAAGATCCCTGGGAAAGGCTGAGGTCTCTTAAGAGGGCCATGCCTAACACCCCTATACAGATGCTCCTTCGCGGACAGAACCTGGTGGGCTACAGGCATTATGCAGACGATGTAGTGGATAAATTTGTGGAACAGGCAGCTAAGAATGGAGTCGATATCTTCAGGATCTTTGATGCTGTCAATGATATAAGAAATATGGAGCGTTCAATCAAGGCTGTCAAAAAGATGGAAAAGCACGTCCAGGCAGGGATCAGCTACACCATCAGCCCAGTGCACAGCAATGAGCAGTTTGCTCAATTCGCCGTCCAGTTGGCGGAGCTTGGCTGCGACTCCATCTGCATCAAGGATATGGCCGGGCTCATAAGCCCTAAGAATGCATATGACCTCATCCGGGCGATCAAAAAGGAGGTCAGCCTCCCTATAAACCTGCACACTCACTGCACCAGTGGCATGGCCCAGATGAGCTACTTTCACGGCTGTCAGGCAGGGGCGGATATCCTGGATGTGGCCATGTCCCCCCTCTCCGGTGGCAGCTCTCAGCCGGCCACAGAGAGCCTGGTGGCGGCTCTTCAGGGAACGCCCTATGACACCGGCCTAGATCTTGGGCTCTTGACTGAGATCAAGAGATACTTCGAGAAGATCATGGAGATATATGCCCCGGTATTCAACGCCATCGCCTCCCGTGTGGATACCAATGTCCTGGCCTATCAGGTTCCAGGAGGAATGCTCTCCAACCTGGTCAGCCAGCTGACTGAACAGAAGGCCATGGACAAATACGAGGAGGTTTTGGCTGAGATCCCCAGGGTTCGCAAGGATCTGGGATACCCACCCCTGGTCACCCCGACCAGCCAGATCGTCGGCACCCAGGCAGTCTTGAATGTGGTCACCGGCGATCGCTACAAGATGGTTCCCAGAGAGGTCAAGGATTATGTCAAGGGGCTGTATGGAAAGCCGCCTGCTATGATCGATCCCAAGGTGAGGCTCAAGGTGCTGTGCGATGAGGATGCGATCACAGTACGGCCTGCAGATCTGCTGCCACCTGAATATGGGGAGGCAAAGAAGGCAGTTGACGCCCTGGGCCTGGCCAAGAAGGAGGAGGATTATCTCACCTATGCCCTCTATCCCCAGGTGGCTTTGAAGTTCCTCCAGGGAGCAGCCACAGAGGAGCCCCTGGTCAAGAAGGAGAAGACGCTGGATCTGGGCTCTCCCTTAAAGGCCAAGCCCATGGCCCTCAATGTCGAAATCGATGGCGAAGCCTATCTGGTCAAGGTGGCCCCGGCGGGCATGACCATCCAGGAGGCCCAGCCCAAGGCCCCCACCGATGGAGTGACCGTTCCCATGCAGGGTGTGGTCATCCGCTATCAGGTCAAGAAGGGCGACCGGGTGGTCAGAGGAGATCCAGTGGCCGTCCTGGAGGCCATGAAGATGGAGCAGAATATCCTGGCCAATAGGGATGGCAAGATAAGAGAGATCTATGTCAAGGAAGGGACCACCGTCGCCCCCGGCGATGTCTTGATATCCATTGAGTAG